A single window of Plutella xylostella chromosome 25, ilPluXylo3.1, whole genome shotgun sequence DNA harbors:
- the LOC105381915 gene encoding 5'-3' exoribonuclease 2 homolog isoform X4, with protein MGVPAFFRWLSRKYPSVIVECIEQRPVDVDGQQVPVDSSLPNPNGVEFDNLYLDMNGIIHPCTHPEDKPAPKDEDEMMIAIFECIDRLFRIVRPRKLLYMAIDGVAPRAKMNQQRSRRFRASKETQEKIDEIARIRSELQAKGAYLPPEKPKEAHFDSNCITPGTPFMDRLSKCLHYYIHDRLNNDPGWKGVKVILSDANVPGEGEHKIMDYIRRQRAQPDHDPNTQHVLCGADADLIMLGLATHEPNFTIIREEFKPNKPRPCDVCGQLGHEMKECTGTTPEDNMAKDPNMAFGNQDSFIFVRLSVLREYLERELQMPNLPFPYDFERALDDWVFMCFFVGNDFLPHLPSLEIREGAVDRLVNLYKKCVYKTRGWLTDSGDVNLERVQVIMSELGLAEDEIFKRRQQNEINFKNREKAKKRREQQQRPNFNLLERTQFAPTPIGQGPQTVQNARQEAANIRLAGMNRDSAPDNSNNRKRSAGAAGLDEEEDEQKHDEVRLWEDGFKERYYESKFEVSQDNLEFRYRVALQYVRGLCWVLRYYYQGCASWKWYFPYHYAPFASDFVNIGGLATAFETGTEPFRPLEQLMGVFPAASSTHVPKPWAKLMSDPFSPIIDFYPTDFKIDLNGKKFAWQGVALLPFVEENRLFKALEPYYGELTAAERQRNIRGNDRLYVDPSNPAYQFLLGLYSGAGGELRGRAGGEQQYPLRSEGVRGQLMLASENVPVNGQLNSPVVGLPPVLGNQVVCVRFVDPEYPEDFIFPARRLPGATEPLRVLKPGDLSQQGNRNWRPQIGMVPSNTLASLEAAGHRMLGHQLPRDRSYSHVPPPQQHQNQHNRDRSQSYGPQRSGYVPYQNQRHQGDQGYNQGNQGYNQGNQGYNQGRQGYNQGGQSYNQGGHGYNQGGQSYNRGGQDNRGSQDNRGSRHNQGGFRHQSPNDRNQGYRNNQGYSSNGSHGYSSQGGSRWR; from the exons ATGGGAGTACCAGCCTTCTTTCGTTGGCTCAGCCGAAAATATCCAAGCGTCATTGTAGAATGTATTGAACAGAGG CCAGTCGACGTGGATGGCCAGCAGGTGCCCGTGGATTCCTCTTTACCGAATCCAAATGGGGTagaatttgataatttatatttGGACATGAATGGTATTATCCACCCCTGCACGCATCCTGAGGACAAGCCGGCTCCCAAGGATGAGGACGAGATGATGATTGCCATCTTCGAGTGCATCGACCGCCTGTTCAGGATCGTGAGGCCGAGGAAACTGCTCTACATGGCCATTGATGGAGTG GCACCGAGGGCAAAGATGAACCAGCAGCGCTCCCGTCGTTTCCGTGCCTCCAAGGAGACCCAGGAGAAGATTGACGAGATTGCCCGCATCAGGTCCGAGCTGCAGGCCAAGGGTGCCTACCTGCCCCCCGAGAAGCCTAAAGAGGCTCACTTCGACTCCAACTGCATTACTCCCGGGACTCCGTTCATGGACCGACTTAGCAAATGCTTGCATTACTATATTCATGATAG ACTCAACAATGACCCTGGCTGGAAGGGTGTGAAGGTGATCCTATCGGACGCCAACGTGCCCGGCGAGGGCGAGCACAAGATCATGGATTATATCCGCAGGCAGAGAG CGCAACCGGACCACGACCCGAACACGCAGCACGTGCTGTGCGGCGCCGACGCGGACCTCATCATGCTGGGGCTGGCGACCCACGAGCCCAACTTCACCATCATTAGGGAGGAGTTTAAGCCGAACAAGCCAAGGCCTTGCGATGTTTGTGGGCAACTgg GCCATGAGATGAAGGAATGCACCGGCACAACCCCTGAAGACAACATGGCCAAAGACCCCAACATGGCCTTCGGAAACCAAGACAGCTTTATCTTCGTTCGCCTGAGCGTCCTCAGAGAATACCTTGAGAGGGAACTACAGATGCCCAACTTACCTTTCCCCTATGACTTCGAGAGGGCGCTGGACGACTGGGTGTTCATGTGTTTCTTCGTCGGCAATGACTTCCTGCCGCATCTGCCCAGTCTGGAGATCAGGGAGGGAGCCGTGGATCGATTGGTCAATCTGTATAAGAAGTGCGTTTATAAGACGCGG GGCTGGCTTACGGACTCTGGTGATGTGAACCTGGAGCGCGTGCAGGTGATCATGTCGGAGCTGGGGCTGGCTGAGGACGAGATCTTCAAGCGGAGGCAGCAGAACGAGATCAACTTTAAG aACCGCGAGAAAGCTAAGAAGCGGCGGGAACAGCAGCAGCGGCCCAACTTCAACCTTCTAGAGAGGACGCAGTTCGCCCCCACG CCGATCGGCCAGGGTCCGCAAACAGTGCAGAACGCCCGGCAAGAAGCCGCCAACATTCGTCTAGCTGGCATGAACAGAGACTCGGCGCCG GACAACTCCAACAACCGCAAGCGCTCGGCCGGGGCGGCCGGGCTGGACGAAGAAGAAGATGAGCAGAAGCACGACGAGGTGCGGCTGTGGGAGGACGGCTTCAAGGAGAGATACTACGAGAGCAAGTTCGAGGTGTCCCAGGATAACCTCGAGTTCAG GTACCGAGTGGCCCTGCAGTACGTGCGCGGGCTGTGCTGGGTGCTGCGCTACTACTACCAGGGCTGCGCCAGCTGGAAGTGGTACTTCCCGTACCACTACGCGCCGTTCGCGTCCGACTTTGTGAATATTGGCGGTTTAGCTACGGCCTTCGAGACTGGGACTGAGCCT TTCCGTCCGCTGGAGCAGCTGATGGGCGTGTTCCCGGCCGCCAGCTCCACGCACGTGCCCAAGCCCTGGGCCAAGCTCATGAGCGATCCC TTCTCGCCGATCATCGACTTCTACCCCACGGACTTCAAGATCGACCTGAACGGCAAGAAGTTCGCGTGGCAGGGGGTGGCGCTGCTGCCGTTTGTCGAGGAAAATAGGCTGTTTAAGGCTCTCGAGCCGTATTATGGCGAGCTGACTGCTGCTGAGA GACAACGCAACATCCGCGGCAACGACCGTCTCTACGTCGACCCTTCCAACCCGGCGTACCAGTTCCTACTAGGCCTGTActcgggggcgggcggcgagctgcgggggcgggcgggcggcgagcAGCAGTACCCGCTGCGGAGCGAGGGCGTGCGCGGGCAGCTCATGCTGGCCAGCGAGAATGTACCTGTCAATGG ACAACTCAACTCCCCAGTCGTCGGGCTGCCCCCAGTGCTCGGCAACCAAGTTGTCTGCGTGCGCTTCGTGGATCCCGAGTACCCTGAGGACTTCATCTTCCCGGCGCGGCGGCTGCCCGGGGCTACGGAGCCACTGCGAGTGTTGAAGCCAGGGGATCTGAGCCAGCAGGGGAACAGGAACTGGAGGCCGCAGATTG GCATGGTTCCCTCCAACACGCTGGCGTCTCTAGAA GCGGCGGGGCACCGCATGCTGGGCCACCAGCTGCCTCGCGACCGCTCCTACTCACacgtgccgccgccgcagcagcACCAGAACCAACATA ATCGCGATCGGTCTCAAAGCTACGGACCCCAGCGAAGCGGGTACGTCCCCTACCAGAACCAGAGGCATCAAGGTGACCAGGGCTACAACCAAGGCAACCAAGGATACAACCAAGGCAACCAAGGATACAACCAAGGCCGCCAAGGCTACAACCAGGGAGGTCAAAGCTATAACCAAGGGGGTCACGGCTATAATCAAGGAGGTCAAAGTTATAACCGAGGTGGCCAAGACAACAGAGGTAGCCAAGACAACAGAGGGTCAAGGCATAACCAGGGAGGCTTCAGACACCAGTCTCCTAACGACAGGAACCAAGGATACAGGAATAACCAAGGATACAGCAGCAACGGTAGCCACGGGTATAGCAGTCAGGGTGGCAGCAGGTGGCGTTGA
- the LOC105381915 gene encoding 5'-3' exoribonuclease 2 homolog isoform X2: MGVPAFFRWLSRKYPSVIVECIEQRPVDVDGQQVPVDSSLPNPNGVEFDNLYLDMNGIIHPCTHPEDKPAPKDEDEMMIAIFECIDRLFRIVRPRKLLYMAIDGVAPRAKMNQQRSRRFRASKETQEKIDEIARIRSELQAKGAYLPPEKPKEAHFDSNCITPGTPFMDRLSKCLHYYIHDRLNNDPGWKGVKVILSDANVPGEGEHKIMDYIRRQRAQPDHDPNTQHVLCGADADLIMLGLATHEPNFTIIREEFKPNKPRPCDVCGQLGHEMKECTGTTPEDNMAKDPNMAFGNQDSFIFVRLSVLREYLERELQMPNLPFPYDFERALDDWVFMCFFVGNDFLPHLPSLEIREGAVDRLVNLYKKCVYKTRGWLTDSGDVNLERVQVIMSELGLAEDEIFKRRQQNEINFKNREKAKKRREQQQRPNFNLLERTQFAPTPIGQGPQTVQNARQEAANIRLAGMNRDSAPDNSNNRKRSAGAAGLDEEEDEQKHDEVRLWEDGFKERYYESKFEVSQDNLEFRYRVALQYVRGLCWVLRYYYQGCASWKWYFPYHYAPFASDFVNIGGLATAFETGTEPFRPLEQLMGVFPAASSTHVPKPWAKLMSDPFSPIIDFYPTDFKIDLNGKKFAWQGVALLPFVEENRLFKALEPYYGELTAAERQRNIRGNDRLYVDPSNPAYQFLLGLYSGAGGELRGRAGGEQQYPLRSEGVRGQLMLASENVPVNGQLNSPVVGLPPVLGNQVVCVRFVDPEYPEDFIFPARRLPGATEPLRVLKPGDLSQQGNRNWRPQIGMVPSNTLASLEAAGHRMLGHQLPRDRSYSHVPPPQQHQNQHNRDRSQSYGPQRSGYVPYQNQRHQGDQGYNQGNQGYNQGNQGYNQGRQGYNQGGQSYNQGGHGYNQGGQSYNRGGQDNRGSQDNRGSRHNQGGFRHQSPNDRNQGYRNNQGYSSNGSHGYSSQGGSRWR; this comes from the exons ATGGGAGTACCAGCCTTCTTTCGTTGGCTCAGCCGAAAATATCCAAGCGTCATTGTAGAATGTATTGAACAGAGG CCAGTCGACGTGGATGGCCAGCAGGTGCCCGTGGATTCCTCTTTACCGAATCCAAATGGGGTagaatttgataatttatatttGGACATGAATGGTATTATCCACCCCTGCACGCATCCTGAGGACAAGCCGGCTCCCAAGGATGAGGACGAGATGATGATTGCCATCTTCGAGTGCATCGACCGCCTGTTCAGGATCGTGAGGCCGAGGAAACTGCTCTACATGGCCATTGATGGAGTG GCACCGAGGGCAAAGATGAACCAGCAGCGCTCCCGTCGTTTCCGTGCCTCCAAGGAGACCCAGGAGAAGATTGACGAGATTGCCCGCATCAGGTCCGAGCTGCAGGCCAAGGGTGCCTACCTGCCCCCCGAGAAGCCTAAAGAGGCTCACTTCGACTCCAACTGCATTACTCCCGGGACTCCGTTCATGGACCGACTTAGCAAATGCTTGCATTACTATATTCATGATAG ACTCAACAATGACCCTGGCTGGAAGGGTGTGAAGGTGATCCTATCGGACGCCAACGTGCCCGGCGAGGGCGAGCACAAGATCATGGATTATATCCGCAGGCAGAGAG CGCAACCGGACCACGACCCGAACACGCAGCACGTGCTGTGCGGCGCCGACGCGGACCTCATCATGCTGGGGCTGGCGACCCACGAGCCCAACTTCACCATCATTAGGGAGGAGTTTAAGCCGAACAAGCCAAGGCCTTGCGATGTTTGTGGGCAACTgg GCCATGAGATGAAGGAATGCACCGGCACAACCCCTGAAGACAACATGGCCAAAGACCCCAACATGGCCTTCGGAAACCAAGACAGCTTTATCTTCGTTCGCCTGAGCGTCCTCAGAGAATACCTTGAGAGGGAACTACAGATGCCCAACTTACCTTTCCCCTATGACTTCGAGAGGGCGCTGGACGACTGGGTGTTCATGTGTTTCTTCGTCGGCAATGACTTCCTGCCGCATCTGCCCAGTCTGGAGATCAGGGAGGGAGCCGTGGATCGATTGGTCAATCTGTATAAGAAGTGCGTTTATAAGACGCGG GGCTGGCTTACGGACTCTGGTGATGTGAACCTGGAGCGCGTGCAGGTGATCATGTCGGAGCTGGGGCTGGCTGAGGACGAGATCTTCAAGCGGAGGCAGCAGAACGAGATCAACTTTAAG aACCGCGAGAAAGCTAAGAAGCGGCGGGAACAGCAGCAGCGGCCCAACTTCAACCTTCTAGAGAGGACGCAGTTCGCCCCCACG CCGATCGGCCAGGGTCCGCAAACAGTGCAGAACGCCCGGCAAGAAGCCGCCAACATTCGTCTAGCTGGCATGAACAGAGACTCGGCGCCG GACAACTCCAACAACCGCAAGCGCTCGGCCGGGGCGGCCGGGCTGGACGAAGAAGAAGATGAGCAGAAGCACGACGAGGTGCGGCTGTGGGAGGACGGCTTCAAGGAGAGATACTACGAGAGCAAGTTCGAGGTGTCCCAGGATAACCTCGAGTTCAG GTACCGAGTGGCCCTGCAGTACGTGCGCGGGCTGTGCTGGGTGCTGCGCTACTACTACCAGGGCTGCGCCAGCTGGAAGTGGTACTTCCCGTACCACTACGCGCCGTTCGCGTCCGACTTTGTGAATATTGGCGGTTTAGCTACGGCCTTCGAGACTGGGACTGAGCCT TTCCGTCCGCTGGAGCAGCTGATGGGCGTGTTCCCGGCCGCCAGCTCCACGCACGTGCCCAAGCCCTGGGCCAAGCTCATGAGCGATCCC TTCTCGCCGATCATCGACTTCTACCCCACGGACTTCAAGATCGACCTGAACGGCAAGAAGTTCGCGTGGCAGGGGGTGGCGCTGCTGCCGTTTGTCGAGGAAAATAGGCTGTTTAAGGCTCTCGAGCCGTATTATGGCGAGCTGACTGCTGCTGAGA GACAACGCAACATCCGCGGCAACGACCGTCTCTACGTCGACCCTTCCAACCCGGCGTACCAGTTCCTACTAGGCCTGTActcgggggcgggcggcgagctgcgggggcgggcgggcggcgagcAGCAGTACCCGCTGCGGAGCGAGGGCGTGCGCGGGCAGCTCATGCTGGCCAGCGAGAATGTACCTGTCAATGG ACAACTCAACTCCCCAGTCGTCGGGCTGCCCCCAGTGCTCGGCAACCAAGTTGTCTGCGTGCGCTTCGTGGATCCCGAGTACCCTGAGGACTTCATCTTCCCGGCGCGGCGGCTGCCCGGGGCTACGGAGCCACTGCGAGTGTTGAAGCCAGGGGATCTGAGCCAGCAGGGGAACAGGAACTGGAGGCCGCAGATTG GCATGGTTC CCTCCAACACCCTGGCGTCTCTAGAGGCGGCGGGGCACCGCATGCTGGGCCACCAGCTGCCTCGCGACCGCTCCTACTCACacgtgccgccgccgcagcagcACCAGAACCAACATA ATCGCGATCGGTCTCAAAGCTACGGACCCCAGCGAAGCGGGTACGTCCCCTACCAGAACCAGAGGCATCAAGGTGACCAGGGCTACAACCAAGGCAACCAAGGATACAACCAAGGCAACCAAGGATACAACCAAGGCCGCCAAGGCTACAACCAGGGAGGTCAAAGCTATAACCAAGGGGGTCACGGCTATAATCAAGGAGGTCAAAGTTATAACCGAGGTGGCCAAGACAACAGAGGTAGCCAAGACAACAGAGGGTCAAGGCATAACCAGGGAGGCTTCAGACACCAGTCTCCTAACGACAGGAACCAAGGATACAGGAATAACCAAGGATACAGCAGCAACGGTAGCCACGGGTATAGCAGTCAGGGTGGCAGCAGGTGGCGTTGA
- the LOC105381915 gene encoding 5'-3' exoribonuclease 2 homolog isoform X1: MGVPAFFRWLSRKYPSVIVECIEQRPVDVDGQQVPVDSSLPNPNGVEFDNLYLDMNGIIHPCTHPEDKPAPKDEDEMMIAIFECIDRLFRIVRPRKLLYMAIDGVAPRAKMNQQRSRRFRASKETQEKIDEIARIRSELQAKGAYLPPEKPKEAHFDSNCITPGTPFMDRLSKCLHYYIHDRLNNDPGWKGVKVILSDANVPGEGEHKIMDYIRRQRAQPDHDPNTQHVLCGADADLIMLGLATHEPNFTIIREEFKPNKPRPCDVCGQLGHEMKECTGTTPEDNMAKDPNMAFGNQDSFIFVRLSVLREYLERELQMPNLPFPYDFERALDDWVFMCFFVGNDFLPHLPSLEIREGAVDRLVNLYKKCVYKTRGWLTDSGDVNLERVQVIMSELGLAEDEIFKRRQQNEINFKNREKAKKRREQQQRPNFNLLERTQFAPTPIGQGPQTVQNARQEAANIRLAGMNRDSAPDNSNNRKRSAGAAGLDEEEDEQKHDEVRLWEDGFKERYYESKFEVSQDNLEFRYRVALQYVRGLCWVLRYYYQGCASWKWYFPYHYAPFASDFVNIGGLATAFETGTEPFRPLEQLMGVFPAASSTHVPKPWAKLMSDPFSPIIDFYPTDFKIDLNGKKFAWQGVALLPFVEENRLFKALEPYYGELTAAERQRNIRGNDRLYVDPSNPAYQFLLGLYSGAGGELRGRAGGEQQYPLRSEGVRGQLMLASENVPVNGQLNSPVVGLPPVLGNQVVCVRFVDPEYPEDFIFPARRLPGATEPLRVLKPGDLSQQGNRNWRPQIGMVPSNTLASLEAAGHRMLGHHLPRDRSYSHVPPPQQHQNQHNRDRSQSYGPQRSGYVPYQNQRHQGDQGYNQGNQGYNQGNQGYNQGRQGYNQGGQSYNQGGHGYNQGGQSYNRGGQDNRGSQDNRGSRHNQGGFRHQSPNDRNQGYRNNQGYSSNGSHGYSSQGGSRWR, from the exons ATGGGAGTACCAGCCTTCTTTCGTTGGCTCAGCCGAAAATATCCAAGCGTCATTGTAGAATGTATTGAACAGAGG CCAGTCGACGTGGATGGCCAGCAGGTGCCCGTGGATTCCTCTTTACCGAATCCAAATGGGGTagaatttgataatttatatttGGACATGAATGGTATTATCCACCCCTGCACGCATCCTGAGGACAAGCCGGCTCCCAAGGATGAGGACGAGATGATGATTGCCATCTTCGAGTGCATCGACCGCCTGTTCAGGATCGTGAGGCCGAGGAAACTGCTCTACATGGCCATTGATGGAGTG GCACCGAGGGCAAAGATGAACCAGCAGCGCTCCCGTCGTTTCCGTGCCTCCAAGGAGACCCAGGAGAAGATTGACGAGATTGCCCGCATCAGGTCCGAGCTGCAGGCCAAGGGTGCCTACCTGCCCCCCGAGAAGCCTAAAGAGGCTCACTTCGACTCCAACTGCATTACTCCCGGGACTCCGTTCATGGACCGACTTAGCAAATGCTTGCATTACTATATTCATGATAG ACTCAACAATGACCCTGGCTGGAAGGGTGTGAAGGTGATCCTATCGGACGCCAACGTGCCCGGCGAGGGCGAGCACAAGATCATGGATTATATCCGCAGGCAGAGAG CGCAACCGGACCACGACCCGAACACGCAGCACGTGCTGTGCGGCGCCGACGCGGACCTCATCATGCTGGGGCTGGCGACCCACGAGCCCAACTTCACCATCATTAGGGAGGAGTTTAAGCCGAACAAGCCAAGGCCTTGCGATGTTTGTGGGCAACTgg GCCATGAGATGAAGGAATGCACCGGCACAACCCCTGAAGACAACATGGCCAAAGACCCCAACATGGCCTTCGGAAACCAAGACAGCTTTATCTTCGTTCGCCTGAGCGTCCTCAGAGAATACCTTGAGAGGGAACTACAGATGCCCAACTTACCTTTCCCCTATGACTTCGAGAGGGCGCTGGACGACTGGGTGTTCATGTGTTTCTTCGTCGGCAATGACTTCCTGCCGCATCTGCCCAGTCTGGAGATCAGGGAGGGAGCCGTGGATCGATTGGTCAATCTGTATAAGAAGTGCGTTTATAAGACGCGG GGCTGGCTTACGGACTCTGGTGATGTGAACCTGGAGCGCGTGCAGGTGATCATGTCGGAGCTGGGGCTGGCTGAGGACGAGATCTTCAAGCGGAGGCAGCAGAACGAGATCAACTTTAAG aACCGCGAGAAAGCTAAGAAGCGGCGGGAACAGCAGCAGCGGCCCAACTTCAACCTTCTAGAGAGGACGCAGTTCGCCCCCACG CCGATCGGCCAGGGTCCGCAAACAGTGCAGAACGCCCGGCAAGAAGCCGCCAACATTCGTCTAGCTGGCATGAACAGAGACTCGGCGCCG GACAACTCCAACAACCGCAAGCGCTCGGCCGGGGCGGCCGGGCTGGACGAAGAAGAAGATGAGCAGAAGCACGACGAGGTGCGGCTGTGGGAGGACGGCTTCAAGGAGAGATACTACGAGAGCAAGTTCGAGGTGTCCCAGGATAACCTCGAGTTCAG GTACCGAGTGGCCCTGCAGTACGTGCGCGGGCTGTGCTGGGTGCTGCGCTACTACTACCAGGGCTGCGCCAGCTGGAAGTGGTACTTCCCGTACCACTACGCGCCGTTCGCGTCCGACTTTGTGAATATTGGCGGTTTAGCTACGGCCTTCGAGACTGGGACTGAGCCT TTCCGTCCGCTGGAGCAGCTGATGGGCGTGTTCCCGGCCGCCAGCTCCACGCACGTGCCCAAGCCCTGGGCCAAGCTCATGAGCGATCCC TTCTCGCCGATCATCGACTTCTACCCCACGGACTTCAAGATCGACCTGAACGGCAAGAAGTTCGCGTGGCAGGGGGTGGCGCTGCTGCCGTTTGTCGAGGAAAATAGGCTGTTTAAGGCTCTCGAGCCGTATTATGGCGAGCTGACTGCTGCTGAGA GACAACGCAACATCCGCGGCAACGACCGTCTCTACGTCGACCCTTCCAACCCGGCGTACCAGTTCCTACTAGGCCTGTActcgggggcgggcggcgagctgcgggggcgggcgggcggcgagcAGCAGTACCCGCTGCGGAGCGAGGGCGTGCGCGGGCAGCTCATGCTGGCCAGCGAGAATGTACCTGTCAATGG ACAACTCAACTCCCCAGTCGTCGGGCTGCCCCCAGTGCTCGGCAACCAAGTTGTCTGCGTGCGCTTCGTGGATCCCGAGTACCCTGAGGACTTCATCTTCCCGGCGCGGCGGCTGCCCGGGGCTACGGAGCCACTGCGAGTGTTGAAGCCAGGGGATCTGAGCCAGCAGGGGAACAGGAACTGGAGGCCGCAGATTG GCATGGTTCCCTCCAACACGCTGGCGTCTCTAGAAGCGGCTGGACATCGCATGCTGGGCCACCATCTGCCTCGCGACCGCTCCTACTCGCacgtgccgccgccgcagcagcACCAGAACCAACATA ATCGCGATCGGTCTCAAAGCTACGGACCCCAGCGAAGCGGGTACGTCCCCTACCAGAACCAGAGGCATCAAGGTGACCAGGGCTACAACCAAGGCAACCAAGGATACAACCAAGGCAACCAAGGATACAACCAAGGCCGCCAAGGCTACAACCAGGGAGGTCAAAGCTATAACCAAGGGGGTCACGGCTATAATCAAGGAGGTCAAAGTTATAACCGAGGTGGCCAAGACAACAGAGGTAGCCAAGACAACAGAGGGTCAAGGCATAACCAGGGAGGCTTCAGACACCAGTCTCCTAACGACAGGAACCAAGGATACAGGAATAACCAAGGATACAGCAGCAACGGTAGCCACGGGTATAGCAGTCAGGGTGGCAGCAGGTGGCGTTGA